In Amphiprion ocellaris isolate individual 3 ecotype Okinawa chromosome 3, ASM2253959v1, whole genome shotgun sequence, one genomic interval encodes:
- the LOC111578847 gene encoding hepatocyte cell adhesion molecule-like → MACFAASLGVIFLLGFIDISATKDICELYAAVGQQSLTLPFVYERLANSHLVKWTHNSTLIFYREQGKVSVGKPQDISATGSLFLKNLLFSSAGTYQAEVLYPNGTLAKMWTGRLCMMDKVSKPRLSYVCDFKFNAVNLNCDVVKPQGLVFSWTLDGKTLTSETRPTLSISLTQLKGEGSFTCTAANKASKEISDIVRPTCKSPPPPPPPPPPPMLCFTRQTVVAALAGAAALILLLLIITIVSCCRHKRNKTHTRHRNKGELRMLSVNKRDPDSISPEYETMHPTESSPPPSPQPSPRACYQKVSQPEVQSENRLPQLSTAAEGQKPSPVPKPRTKNPQTTNM, encoded by the coding sequence ATGGCGTGTTTTGCTGCCTCACttggtgttatttttctgttgggATTCATCGACATTTCAGCAACAAAGGACATCTGTGAACTCTACGCTGCTGTTGGGCAGCAGAGTCTGACTCTGCCTTTTGTCTATGAAAGACTGGCAAACTCACATTTGGTGAAATGGACTCATAACAGCACACTCATATTCTACAGGGAGCAAGGGAAAGTATCAGTTGGAAAGCCACAAGACATCTCTGCAACTGGATCTCTTTTTCTGAAGAATCTTCTATTCTCAAGTGCAGGGACCTACCAAGCAGAGGTGCTTTATCCCAATGGCACTTTGGCTAAAATGTGGACTGGTCGCCTCTGTATGATGGATAAAGTATCAAAACCTCGACTCAGTTATGTCTGTGACTTCAAGTTTAATGCTGTTAATCTTAACTGCGATGTTGTCAAACCTCAGGGTTTGGTCTTCTCCTGGACACTTGATGGAAAGACATTAACAAGTGAAACAAGACCAACACTGAGCATCTCTCTGACCCAGCTGAAAGGAGAGGGGAGTTTCACGTGCACTGCAGCAAACAAAGCCAGCAAGGAGATTAGTGACATTGTTCGTCCAACCTGTAAAagtccaccaccaccaccaccaccaccaccaccacctatGCTTTGTTTCACACGCCAGACTGTTGTGGCAGCGTtagcaggagcagcagctctcaTTCTTCTTTTGCTCATCATCACCATCGTCTCATGCTGCCGTCACAAGCGCAACAAAACCCACACAAGACACAGGAATAAAGGGGAACTAAGGATGCTTTCCGTAAACAAGCGAGATCCTGACTCCATTAGCCCAGAGTATGAAACTATGCACCCGACTGAGAGCTCTCCGCCCCCGAGCCCCCAGCCTTCACCAAGAGCCTGTTACCAGAAAGTGTCTCAGCCTGAAGTTCAGAGTGAAAACAGACTTCCACAGCTCTCCACAGCTGCTGAAGGACAGAAACCTTCACCGGTGCCAAAGCCAAGGACGAAGAATCCCCAGACAACAAACATGTGA